Part of the Rubrobacter calidifluminis genome is shown below.
TTCGAGAACCAGGCGGCCCAGCTGGTCAAGGAGGTTGCGACCAAGACCAACGACGTCGCCGGTGACGGGACTACCACGGCGACGGTTCTGGCGCAGGTCATCGTGCGCGAGGGCCTGAAGAACGTGGCGGCGGGCGCGAACCCGGTGATCCTCCGGAGCGGGATCGAAAAGGCCGTCGACGCTGCGGTGGAGGCGATAAAGGAGCAGGCCGTGGAGATCTCGGGCAAGGACGAGATCTCGCGTGTCGGCGCGATCTCCGCGCGCAGCGAGGAGGTCGGCAACGTCATCGCCGAGGCGATCGACAAGGTTGGCAAGGACGGGGTGGTCAACGTCGAGGAGGGGCAGACCCTCGGGATGGAGCTGGAGTTCACCGAGGGGATGCAGTTCGACAAGGGCTACCTCTCGCCGTACTTCGTCACCGACCAGGACCGGATGGAGGCGGTCCTGGACGACCCCTACATCCTGATCGCCAACCAGAAGATCAGCAACGTCCAGGATCTCTTGCCGATCCTCAACCAGGTGATGCAGGCGAGCAGGCCGCTTTTGATCATCGCCGAGGACGTCGAGGGTGAGGCGCTCGCGACCCTGATCGTCAACAAGCTGCGCGGGACGTTCAACGCGGCTGCGGTCAAGGCCCCGGGCTTCGGCGACAGGCGCAAGAGGATGCTGGAGGACATCGCCATCCTCACGGGCGGCGAGGTCATCACCGAGGAGCTTGGGCTCAAGCTGGAGAACACCCAGCTCAGCCAGCTCGGCCGTGCCCGCAGGGTCGTCATCACCAAGGACGACACCACCATCGTCGACGGCGCGGGTGACCCCGAGCAGATCAAGGGCCGCATCAACCAGATAAAGAGCGAGATCGAGACGACCGACTCCGACTTCGACCGCGAGAAGCTGCAGGAGCGGCTCGCCAAGCTGGCCGGCGGCGTGGCGGTCATCAAGGTCGGTGCGGCGACCGAGACCGAGCTCAAGGAGAAGAAGCACCGGGTCGAGGATGCGCTCTCGGCTACCCGGGCTGCTCTTGAGGAGGGCATCGTCCCCGGCGGCGGGGTGGCGCTCCTGAAAGCTCAGGAGAAGGTCGAGAAGCTGCTCGACGAGCTCGAGGGCGACGAGCGGACCGGCGCCAGGATCGTCTACCGGGCGCTTGAGGAGCCCATCCGCCAGATCGCGGAGAACGCCGGCGCCGACGGCTCGATCGTGGTCGACAAGGTGCGTGCCCAGAGCGACTCCATCGGGTTCAACGCCCTCACCGGCGAGTACGAGGACCTGGTGAAGGCCGGGATCATCGACCCCGCCATGGTCACCCGCTCGGCGCTGCAGAACGCAGCCTCCATCGGTAGCCTCATCGTCACCACCGACGTGGTCGTCGCCGAGCCCGAGGAGGAGCAGCAGCCCGCCATGCCCGGCGGCGGGATGATGTAACCGGCTGACACAGCCGGATCCTGCAGGGCGGCCCCATCAGGGGCCGCCTTCTTTCTTTGTGCTTCTCTTGACATTCTTCTCACGTGACCCTATCATTCACAGTGGTCATACCTTTGGGAGAAGGAGGATGAGAACCTTCCAGAGTGGCTCTTGTGGGATGTCTACTCTGGGGGCATGACGAGGGGTGGGGGATATCTCTTGTATCGCAGGGTTCTTGTTGCCGTAGACGGATGTGAGTTCAACCACGGGGTTCTGGAACGGGGTGTCGAGCTGGCGGAGCTGCTGGGGGCGGAGGTTCACGTGCTGTGCGTCCAGGAGCCGCCGCCGGCTCTGCAGACCCAGATCCTGGGCGAGACCCCGCGCGAGGTCTTCGAGGAGCACCTGGAGGAGGTCCGGTCGCGGATCCGCGAGGCTCTGGAGGGGTGCGGGGTGCGCGTGGAGAGTCTGGAAGTCTGCGGTGGGAGTCCGGCCGGCGTCATACTGCGCCTCCTAAATGAGGGGAGGTTCGATCTCGTGGTCCTGGGACGTCACGGCAGGGGGCTCAGACACCGTTTCCGCCCCGGCTCCACGACCCACAGGGTACTCGCCTGCGCTCCCTGTCCGGTCCTGGTCCTGCCCTGCATGGATGAGAAGACGATCGGGATGGACCGGAAGGAGGGTGTCGGAGAGAGGGTGTGACCCCGGGATCCGAGAAAGGCGGTGATCAGCGGTGAACCTTTATCTCATCGATGGCGCGAGGTTGCGTAGACTGCGCGAGGAGAGGGGACTCTCGCGTGAAGATCTCTCCCGCGCCACCGGCCCTTACAACCCGGACGGCGTCCGGCTCATAGAGGAGCTCGAACGCCAGCCCAGGGTGCACGTCCTCGAAACCATAGGCCGCAGGATTGCCGCGGCGCTCGGCGTTGGGCTCTCTGAGCTCACCGCCTATCCCGACCCACCCGAGGATGTCCTCCTCGCAGAGAAGCCCACCGCTGCGCCCCTGTTCTCACCCGACTCCCTGCTCCGCCCCCCTCGGAACTGAACCCCCAAAAGATGTTGACCTCGACCGGAAACGATGATAACATTCGCTCCGAAATTTGGTCATACCAAATGGTATTGCCAAAAAGGGAAGGAGAGAGGATGACTGAGGTGGCTGGAAGGGAACCCGGTGCTGCCGCGGAGGCCTTGGAGGGGAGGGCTTCGACGGAGGTACTCGAGGAAGCCAAGAGCGTGGAGTTCACGTATCGCGGGATCTTCCAGAAGACGCTCGCGGCGAACCTGTGCAAGCACGTGGTGATGGCCAACCGCAGGCGTGAGTGGCTGGGTTCCACGATCCAGCGTTACAGCGACTCTCCGGAGCGCAATGGGGTTCCGGCGAAGCAGTTCGCGGTGATCGCGCCGGACGAGGAGCGGTTGCAGGAGCATCTGGCGAAGTACGAGCCGGGTGAGCTTGACGTGATCACGGTGCTCGACGACACGCTGTGCGACGGGGTGGAGTCGTGGGCGTTCTACGGGCGGCAGCCGATAAACCTGCGGCTGCGGCGTGGGGGGACGCTGATCGTCGTGTCGCACCGGTCGGCGGAGGAGTTGCTCCGGGTGATCCCGCGCAAGCCCTGGCCCTGGACGCTGGCGATCCTGCCGGGCACGCCCAGCATGGGCGGGCTCTGGGTCTACCGGGACGACGGGACGGACATGCGGGTGCTCGGGGCTATAGCGAAGGTGAGGCCGGACATCTTCGAGCTCGAGGCCGTCGAGGAGGTGGTCGAGGAGGACGAGAAGCTCGGGGATGAGCATCTTGAGGCTCTGCGCAGCGGTTACGAGGAGGTGAGGGTCTACGAGGTCGCATCCGGCGAAGGCAAGGAGGACGACTACGAGCCGGTGAGGCTGCCCGGCTACCGCGAGATGCGGGAAGCGATAATCGTCGAGGCGTGCAAGCCTGGCGAGCGCAACCCCGACTACAAGACCTCTTCGGACAGGACCATGCGTCCGCTGGTCGATTTCGACGCGTGCATCAAGTGCCGGCAGTGCTGGCTCGACTGCCCGGATGAGGCCTTCGACGTGACCGAGGAGGGATATTTCCCGGTCAACTACGACTACTGCACCGGATGCGGGTTGTGTTCGCAGGTCTGTCCGGTGGAGGACTGCATCGTGATGGTCAACGACCTGGAGTTCATCGAGGAGGGCAACCAGGACGTCTTCCCGAAGTGGAAGGAGGATCCGGAGGGCTACCGCGAGTGGAGGGAGGAGAAGATAGCCAGGGGGAGGGTCAGGCACAGCGGTTACTTCAACACCGACGTTTGGGCTCCGGTGGACGGCGGAACTGCGGAGCGTTCGAGAGAGGAGGAGAGAGGATGACCGTTGCGCGGCCCAGGGGCCGGCAGATCGAGAAGCTGACCACGGGGACTCAGGCGGTGGCGCAGGCCGTCAAGCTGGCCGACGTGGACGTGACGGCCGCGTATCCCATCCGGCCCTACGACGGCGTGATGCAGGCGGTGGCCAAGCTCATCGCCGACGGCGAGCTCGAGTGCGAGTACATCGTGGCCGAGGGGGAGCACTCGCAGTTCGAGATCTGCAAACATGCCTCCGCCGTCGGCAGCCGGGTGTTCGTGGGGTCTTCCGGGGTCGGCTGGATGTATGCGATGGAGTCACTCGCGGTCACACCGTCGCTCCGGCTCCCGGTGGTGGCGATGATCGGCAACCGGGCGCTCGACGACCCCGGGGCGTTCGGGGTCGAGCACAACGACGCGATGGTCGTGCGGGATCTGGGGTGGCTGCTCTTCTGGGTCGAGGATGCGCAGGAGTGCTTCGATGCGACGCTCATGGCCTACCGGGTCGGGGAGGACAGGAGGGTCTCGTTCCCGGTCGGGATCTGCGTCGACGGGGCGTTCATCACCCACTCCCAGACCCTGATCGAGATCCCCGACCAGGAGACCGTCAACGAGTTCCTGCCGCCCTACGACCTGGGGGACCGGCTGCTGCACCCGGACAACCCGATCACGATAGCCCCGCAGGCCAACGAGGACTGGGTCATGGAGATCCGCAAGCAGACCGACGAGGCCGCGAGGAGGGTGAAGGGTGTGATCCGGGAGGCGCACGACGACTTCAGGCGGCTCTTCGGGCGGGGTGGGGACAACCCGTTCTTCGAGGAGTACATGACCGAGGATGCGGAGTACGTGCTCCTCGGGATGGGATCCCTGGGCCTTCCGGCCAAGGTCATGGTGCGCAGGCTGCGCGGGCGCGGCGAGAAGGTCGGCTTCATCCGGCTGAAGTGGTTCAGGCCCTTCCCCGACGAGGAGCTCGCCGAGTCGCTCGGCCGTTTCCGGGCGGTGGGCGTCA
Proteins encoded:
- the groL gene encoding chaperonin GroEL (60 kDa chaperone family; promotes refolding of misfolded polypeptides especially under stressful conditions; forms two stacked rings of heptamers to form a barrel-shaped 14mer; ends can be capped by GroES; misfolded proteins enter the barrel where they are refolded when GroES binds), yielding MAHKELKFDTEARRALEAGVNKLADAVKVTLGPKGQYVVLDKKFGSPTITNDGVTIAREIELEDIFENQAAQLVKEVATKTNDVAGDGTTTATVLAQVIVREGLKNVAAGANPVILRSGIEKAVDAAVEAIKEQAVEISGKDEISRVGAISARSEEVGNVIAEAIDKVGKDGVVNVEEGQTLGMELEFTEGMQFDKGYLSPYFVTDQDRMEAVLDDPYILIANQKISNVQDLLPILNQVMQASRPLLIIAEDVEGEALATLIVNKLRGTFNAAAVKAPGFGDRRKRMLEDIAILTGGEVITEELGLKLENTQLSQLGRARRVVITKDDTTIVDGAGDPEQIKGRINQIKSEIETTDSDFDREKLQERLAKLAGGVAVIKVGAATETELKEKKHRVEDALSATRAALEEGIVPGGGVALLKAQEKVEKLLDELEGDERTGARIVYRALEEPIRQIAENAGADGSIVVDKVRAQSDSIGFNALTGEYEDLVKAGIIDPAMVTRSALQNAASIGSLIVTTDVVVAEPEEEQQPAMPGGGMM
- a CDS encoding universal stress protein encodes the protein MYRRVLVAVDGCEFNHGVLERGVELAELLGAEVHVLCVQEPPPALQTQILGETPREVFEEHLEEVRSRIREALEGCGVRVESLEVCGGSPAGVILRLLNEGRFDLVVLGRHGRGLRHRFRPGSTTHRVLACAPCPVLVLPCMDEKTIGMDRKEGVGERV
- a CDS encoding helix-turn-helix domain-containing protein, producing the protein MNLYLIDGARLRRLREERGLSREDLSRATGPYNPDGVRLIEELERQPRVHVLETIGRRIAAALGVGLSELTAYPDPPEDVLLAEKPTAAPLFSPDSLLRPPRN
- a CDS encoding 4Fe-4S dicluster-binding protein, with the translated sequence MAGREPGAAAEALEGRASTEVLEEAKSVEFTYRGIFQKTLAANLCKHVVMANRRREWLGSTIQRYSDSPERNGVPAKQFAVIAPDEERLQEHLAKYEPGELDVITVLDDTLCDGVESWAFYGRQPINLRLRRGGTLIVVSHRSAEELLRVIPRKPWPWTLAILPGTPSMGGLWVYRDDGTDMRVLGAIAKVRPDIFELEAVEEVVEEDEKLGDEHLEALRSGYEEVRVYEVASGEGKEDDYEPVRLPGYREMREAIIVEACKPGERNPDYKTSSDRTMRPLVDFDACIKCRQCWLDCPDEAFDVTEEGYFPVNYDYCTGCGLCSQVCPVEDCIVMVNDLEFIEEGNQDVFPKWKEDPEGYREWREEKIARGRVRHSGYFNTDVWAPVDGGTAERSREEERG
- a CDS encoding pyruvate ferredoxin oxidoreductase; protein product: MTVARPRGRQIEKLTTGTQAVAQAVKLADVDVTAAYPIRPYDGVMQAVAKLIADGELECEYIVAEGEHSQFEICKHASAVGSRVFVGSSGVGWMYAMESLAVTPSLRLPVVAMIGNRALDDPGAFGVEHNDAMVVRDLGWLLFWVEDAQECFDATLMAYRVGEDRRVSFPVGICVDGAFITHSQTLIEIPDQETVNEFLPPYDLGDRLLHPDNPITIAPQANEDWVMEIRKQTDEAARRVKGVIREAHDDFRRLFGRGGDNPFFEEYMTEDAEYVLLGMGSLGLPAKVMVRRLRGRGEKVGFIRLKWFRPFPDEELAESLGRFRAVGVIDRDYSYGSPQQGGVLFTDLRAALYDAERRPRLVDFIGGLGGRELTPEMMDEMAEITRRAARGEDVPTVSWIGVRE